A region of the Haemophilus parainfluenzae genome:
GCTATCGACTCCTTAAAATACGCGAAGAAAAAATAATTAAAAACAACAATAAAAATAACCGCACTTTAGCAATAAAGTGCGGTTTTATTTTGAGGTAAATTCTCAAAACAAAAAAGCGAGTCTCTCTGCTCGCTTTTTTAATCGAATCGATTACTTGTATTCATCTAACCATTTCAATAAAATCGCTTCAAGAATACTCTCGTTAGATTTCATTGGATCATCATCAAAACCGTCTAGTTCACAAATCCACTTATGCAAATCCGTGAAACGTACCGTTTTAGGATCTAAATCTGGATTACGATCATAAAGCTCTTCTGCAATAAGTTGTGCATCAGTCCATTTCATTAGTGAGCCGCCTCATTCGCATGGTTAATATTATATTTAGGGATTTCCACCACTAAATCTTCATCACCCACGACACATTGGCAAGAAAGGCGGCTATCCATTTCTAAACCCCATGCTTTATCTAACATATCTTCTTCTTGATCGCTGGCTTCATTCAATGAATCAAACCCTTCACGAATAACCACATGGCACGTTGTACAAGCACAAGAACCATCGCAAGCATGATGAATTTCTACGCCAGCATTATGTGCCACTTCTAATAAGTTGTCGCCTGCTGCTGCATCAACCACCATACCCTCTGGACAGAATTCTTCATTCGGTAAAAAAATCACTTTTGGCATATTACTTTCCTCAATATAAAAAACTCGTTAATTTATAACCGCACTTTATTGCTCAATATCTGATACAGATTTACCTGTCAGCGCTTGATTAATGGATTTATTCATTCGTCTTGCCGCAAATTCTTGAGTCGCGATATCAAGGGCTTTGATTCCCTGAACGATAGCATGACGATCTGTACCTTCTTTTACATCCATTAATTGTTTCAATGCATTTTCAATTTGGCGGAATTCAGCTTCGGTTAATAAGTCTGCCCCATCTTGCTGTAAGGCCACAATCACGCTTTCAATTACACGATCAGCCTCAACACGTTGCTCGGCTAATTCACGTGCTTGCATATCATCTTGTGCATTATCAAAAGAAGCTTTAATCATTGCCGTTACTTCTTCATCCGTTAAACCATAAGAAGGCTTAATTTGAATCGATGCTTGAACTTTTGTGGATTTTTCCATGGCAGTCACACTTAATAAGCCATCTGCATCCACTTGATAAGTCACTCGAATATGAGCCGCGCCTGCCACCATTGGCGGAATACCGCGCAATGTAAAACGACCTAAAGAACGGCAATCATCCACCAACTCTCGTTCACCTTGTACCACATGTACAGTCATTGCAGTTTGACCATCTTTAAAGGTAGTAAATTCTTGCGCGAGAGCCACTGGAATCGTGGTGTTACGTGGAATAATTTTCTCCACTAAACCACCCATGGTTTCAATACCTAAAGAAAGTGGCACAACATCGAGTAACAACATATCGCTGTCATTTTTGTTGCCCACTAAAATATCTGCTTGGATAGCCGCACCTAAGGCAACTACTTTATCTGGGTCGATAGAGGTTAATGGTGTTTTACCGAAGAATTCACCCACTTGTTCACGTACGTAAGGCACGCGAGTTGAGCCTCCAACCATAATCACTTCCTGTACGTCTTCAGCTTCAACATGCGCATCTTTCAATGCTCGACGGCAGGTTAATAAAGAACGTTTTACCAATGAGTGGATTAATTCATTGAATTGCTCACGACTTAACTCACCTTCAAATCCGCGCCAAGAAATGACCGCACTTTGTGCACTTGTTAAGGCAATTTTAGTTTGTGTGGCTAAACTTAAAAGTTCACGTTGCTCATTCACATTTTGTGATTGAATACCCGCTTGTTCAATAATCCAATCGGCAATTAAATGGTCAAAATCATCACCACCTAAAGCAGTATCCCCACCTGTTGCTAAGACTTCAAATACGCCTTTAGACAAGCGTAAAATTGAGATATCAAAGGTACCGCCCCCTAAGTCATAAACAGCAATGACACCTTCTTTTCCGCTATCTAAGCCATAAGCCACTGCTGCAGCAGTGGGTTCATTTAATAAACGTAATACATTTAACCCTGCAAGACGTGCTGCATCTTTCGTACTTTGGCGTTGAGCATCATCAAAATAAGCAGGTACGGTAATCACCACGCCAGAAAGCTCACCTGCAAGTCGTTGTTCTGTAATATGATTTAAACGAGATAAAATATCCGCAGAGACTTCGATTGGGCTTTTTTTACCTTGATG
Encoded here:
- the iscX gene encoding Fe-S cluster assembly protein IscX, whose translation is MKWTDAQLIAEELYDRNPDLDPKTVRFTDLHKWICELDGFDDDPMKSNESILEAILLKWLDEYK
- the fdx gene encoding ISC system 2Fe-2S type ferredoxin yields the protein MPKVIFLPNEEFCPEGMVVDAAAGDNLLEVAHNAGVEIHHACDGSCACTTCHVVIREGFDSLNEASDQEEDMLDKAWGLEMDSRLSCQCVVGDEDLVVEIPKYNINHANEAAH
- the hscA gene encoding Fe-S protein assembly chaperone HscA is translated as MALLQIAEPGQTAAPHQHRLAVGIDLGTTNSLVAAVRSGQATILNDEQDRSLVPSVVYYGENEKLVGTEAFAKAAIDPKNTIISVKRLIGRSLDDVQSRYTNLPYEFVASENGLPLLVTHQGKKSPIEVSADILSRLNHITEQRLAGELSGVVITVPAYFDDAQRQSTKDAARLAGLNVLRLLNEPTAAAVAYGLDSGKEGVIAVYDLGGGTFDISILRLSKGVFEVLATGGDTALGGDDFDHLIADWIIEQAGIQSQNVNEQRELLSLATQTKIALTSAQSAVISWRGFEGELSREQFNELIHSLVKRSLLTCRRALKDAHVEAEDVQEVIMVGGSTRVPYVREQVGEFFGKTPLTSIDPDKVVALGAAIQADILVGNKNDSDMLLLDVVPLSLGIETMGGLVEKIIPRNTTIPVALAQEFTTFKDGQTAMTVHVVQGERELVDDCRSLGRFTLRGIPPMVAGAAHIRVTYQVDADGLLSVTAMEKSTKVQASIQIKPSYGLTDEEVTAMIKASFDNAQDDMQARELAEQRVEADRVIESVIVALQQDGADLLTEAEFRQIENALKQLMDVKEGTDRHAIVQGIKALDIATQEFAARRMNKSINQALTGKSVSDIEQ